AGATCCTCAAGGGCACGAACCCCCGCTGAGCTGTTCGGCGCGGAGTTGAGGCAGGTTTCCCGCTCCCCGGGAAAGCGCGTGTCAGACGTCCGTCCCGGACGGATACACGGCCGCGTAGGCCGACCGGAAGAGGGCGGTGACCTCCTGTCCGCTGAGCCCCTGGGACCGGGCCTCGTCCAGCCACTGGGCCAGCGAGGCGCGCAGTGGGGAGTCGGGGCCCTCTTGTGCCGGGGCGAGGGAGCGGGTGATGAAGGTGCCCGCTCCCTGCCGGACCTCGGCCAGGCCCGCGCGCTCCAGCTCGCGGTACGCCTTGAGGGTCGTGTTCGGGTTGACCTTGGTCTCCGCCGCGACCTGCGCGGCCGTGGGCAGCCGGTCGCCCTTCTCCAGGGCTCCCATCCGCAGCGCCTGTTCGACCTGCCGCACGATCTGGAGATACGTTGCCACTCCGCTGCGTCTGTCGATGCGGAATACGACCACCGCCTGTCACCTCCTGTTGGACTGCCGAAACGATACGTAACCGCGTGGGCGTGTCCTAAAGGGGGCGCCGGGAGACCCGCCACAGGGTGAACGCGGTGAGCACGGCGGTGGCCGCGAGCAGGACGCCCGCCCCCGTCCACTGCATGGCCGGCATCTGGTCGAAACCGAGGTATTCGACGACATTGTTGACGATGCCGTGCTCCTTGATGCAGGCGTCGGATGCCGCCTCGGTGGGCTCGGTGCAGAACCCCCAGCCGTAGAGCCGGCCGTCGGCGGAGCCGATCCAGCTGTCCAGTTCGTACGAGCCGTTCAGCCGGGCGGGCATGTCGCCGTCGAGCGGGTAGGCGAACATGCGTGACGGCGCGAGATGTACGCGCAGCTGGCCCCAGAGGACCTCGACGATCACGGCGAAGACGAACGTGACCAGCATGGACGCGAGGACCCGGCGCAGCAGCATGCCGATGGTGATGCCCGCGGCGGTCAGGAAGAGGCACAGCGCGGGCAGTACCGGACCGGTGTTGTCGAAGACCGGCCCCTCCGGCCACAGGTCGGGGAACACCGAACGGTAGGGCTTCCACCACCAGGTGAGGAACGCCGAGAGCACCACGCCGGCCACGACCGCGGCCGCGTAGCACCAGGCGAGCTTCGCCGCCAGCCAGCGGCGGCGGGACACGGACTGGGTGGTGACCAGCTGCGCGGTGCCGTGCTCCTGATCGCCCGCGATCAGCGGGGCGCCGAGGAAGACGGCGAGGATCACGGGCAGAGCGCTCAGGGCGGTGAGGGTGAGAGTGAGCGTCGTCGAGCCGATCGTCGGCTGTGTCAGCTCCTTGTCCGGCCAGCCCGCGGCTTCGAGCGTTTGGCCCATCCGGCCGCGCTGGTACGCGATCCAGGCCGCGCCGAGGACCGTCGCGGAGAGCAGGGTGAGCAGTGCGGCCCGGTGCTGACGCACGACGAGCCAGGACAGCCCGCGCAGCCGACGCGGTCCCGGCGTCCGTGCGGTCCGGGGCGGCTGGGTCAGGGTGGTGCTCATGAGGTGTGGATCCCTTCGGCCTCGATACGGGCACCGGGTGTGAACAACGGGGGTGCGTCCGGCGAGCGGAGGTGCGCCAGCAGCACTTCCTCCAGGCTTGGTTCGGCGACCACCCAGTCCTGCGGCAGCGGGCCGTTCGGCCGCACCAGCGCGTTGAACTGCCTGCCATGGACGCGGACTTCGATCACCGTGTGGGGGGCCAGAGCGTCGGCCGGGTTCCCGTCGGAGGCGAGTCCGGTCACCAGCGCGTGGGCCGGGACGAGCGCGTCCGCGTCACCCGCCATCCGGATCCTGCCGTCGGCGAGCACCAGCAGGTAGTCGCACATGTCCTCCAGCTCGGACAGCAGATGCGAGGACATCAGCACTGTGGTGCCGCGCTCCACCGCCTCCGACATCAGCAGGGCGCCCATGTCGTGGCGGGCCAGCGGGTCGAGGTCGGCCATCGGCTCGTCGAGCAGCAGCAGGTCCGGCCGCTTGCCGAAGGCGAGCGCGAACGCGACGCGGGTGCGCTGACCGCCGGAGAGCGTGCCGACGCGGGCATGCATCGGCACCTGGCCCGACCGTACGATCCGCTCCGCCGAGGCCATGTCCCAGCCGGGATTCAGCTCGCTGCCCATCCGCAGCGTCTCCGCCACGGTGAAGTGTTTGAACAGCGGTTTGTCCTGTCCGAGGAACGCGAATCTCGGCATCACCGCGGGATCGTCCACCGGCACGCCGAAGACGCGGAGTTCACCCTCCGTCGGCTGCACCTGACGGGTCGCGAGCCCCAACAGGGTGCTCTTCCCCGCCCCGTTGGGGCCGACGAGACCGCAGATCCGCCCGGCCGGCAGCCGGAACGAGCAGTCGCGCAGCGCCCAGCCGCGACGGTAGCGCCTACCGAGGCCCCGGGCCTCCAGCGCCCATGCGCCGGATGCGCCCTCCGGAGTGAATGCATCTGCCATGCACTTCGCCTCAATTCCATTAGTCAATTAATGGAATCATGGTCCGGGCGGAGAAGGGCTGTCAAGGCGAGGTGGAACGGACCGCGCGCCGACCGGCCGAGAGGTGCCCGGAATGCGGCTGTTCGGGGTGCAGGGCGCACTACCTTCGGAGGACTGGACCATTGAACGTTCAGATGGCTCTGGCCTGGCGGTTCTTCGGCGCGTAGCGTGAGCCCGCATGAAGATCCTGATCAGCGCGGACATGGAAGGCGCCACCGGCGTGACCTGGCCGGCCGATGTGCTGCCCGGCACCCCCCAGTGGGAGCGGTGCCGTTCCATGTTCACCTCCGACGTGAACGCGGCGGCGCTCGGCTTCTACGACGGCGGCGCCGACGAGGTGCTCATCAACGAGGCCCACTGGTCCATGCGCAACCTCCTGCTGGAACAGCTGGACGACCGCGTCCAGATGCTCACCGGCAGGCACAAGTCCCTCTCCATGGTGGAAGGCGTCCAGCACGGCGACGTCGATGCCATCGCCTTCGTCGGCTACCACACGGGAGCCGGTACGGAGGGGGTGCTCGCGCACACCTACCTCGCCAACTCCATCACCGGCGTCTGGCTGAACGGCGCCCGGGCCAGTGAGGGCCTCCTCAACGCCCATGTCGTGGCCGAGTACGGCATTCCCGTCGTCCTCGTCACCGGCGACGACCTGACCTGCGTGGACGCGGACGGGTACGCCCCCGGGGCCCGCAAGGTCGCCGTGAAGGACCATGTGTCCCGGTACGCGGCGGTGTGTCGCACCCCGGCCCGTACCGCCGCCGACATCCGCGCGGCCGCCAAGGAAGCGACCGCGCTCGCCGTGCGGCACACACCGGTGGAGGGCGGCCCCTTCACCATCGAGCTGGAGTTCGACGCCGAGCATCTGGCCGCGGCGGCCACCGTCGTCCCCGGCGTGGTGCCCAGCGGCGAGCGACGCGTCGCCTACACCAGCGCGACGATGTACGAAGGTATCCGCACGTTCAAGGCAGTGACGACGATCGTGTCGTCCGCCGTGGAGGAACAGTATGGCTGAGGCGACCGAAACCCGGGAGAGCGTCGATGTGCGGGCGCTCGACGAATCGGTGACGTTCACCTCCGAACTGATCCGGATCGACACCACCAACCGCGGCGGCGGCGACTGCCGGGAACGCCCGGCCGCCGAGTACGTCGCCGAGCGGCTCGCCGACGCCGGACTGGAACCCGTCCTGCTGGAGCGCACCCCGGGGCGCACCAATGTGGTGGCCCGGATCGAGGGCACCGACCCGTCCGCCGACGCCCTGCTCGTACACGGCCACCTCGACGTCGTCCCGGCCGAGGCCGGCGACTGGACCGTGCACCCCTTCTCCGGGGAGGTCCGCGACGGTGTCGTCTGGGGGCGCGGCGCCGTCGACATGAAGAACATGGACGCGATGGTCCTGTCCGTCGTCCGGGCCTGGGCGCGGACGGGCGTCCGGCCCCGCCGCGACATCGTGATCGCGTACACCGCCGACGAGGAGGCCAGCGCCGAGGACGGCTCCGGCTTCCTCGCCGACCGGCACGCCGAACTCTTCGAAGGGTGTACGGAAGGCATCAGCGAATCCGGCGCCTTCACCTTCCACGCCGGACCGGACATGCAGCTCTACCCGATCGCCGCCGGTGAACGCGGCACCGCCTGGCTGAAACTCACCGCGCACGGCAAGGCGGGACACGGCTCCAAGGTCAACAGGGCCAACGCGGTCAGCGCACTCGCCGCGGCCGTCGCCCGGATCGGCGGGCACGAATGGCCGGTCCGGCTCACCCCGACCGTGCGCGCCGCGCTCACCGAGATCGCCGCACTGCACGGCATCCGCCCCGACCTCGACGCCCCCGGCTTCGACGTGGACGGACTTCTCAGCAAGCTCGGACCGGCCGCCGCTCTGGTCGAGCCGACGGTCCGCAACAGCTCCAACCCGACCATGCTGGAGGCCGGGTACAAGGTCAATGTGATCCCGGGCCACGCCACCGCCTATATCGACGGCCGGATGGTCCCCGGCGGCGAGGACGAGTTCACCGCCACCCTGGACCGGCTGACCGGACCCGATGTCGACTGGGAGTTCCACCACCGCGAGGTCCCGCTGCAGGC
This sequence is a window from Streptomyces sp. NBC_01217. Protein-coding genes within it:
- a CDS encoding ABC transporter ATP-binding protein, which codes for MADAFTPEGASGAWALEARGLGRRYRRGWALRDCSFRLPAGRICGLVGPNGAGKSTLLGLATRQVQPTEGELRVFGVPVDDPAVMPRFAFLGQDKPLFKHFTVAETLRMGSELNPGWDMASAERIVRSGQVPMHARVGTLSGGQRTRVAFALAFGKRPDLLLLDEPMADLDPLARHDMGALLMSEAVERGTTVLMSSHLLSELEDMCDYLLVLADGRIRMAGDADALVPAHALVTGLASDGNPADALAPHTVIEVRVHGRQFNALVRPNGPLPQDWVVAEPSLEEVLLAHLRSPDAPPLFTPGARIEAEGIHTS
- a CDS encoding M55 family metallopeptidase, which encodes MKILISADMEGATGVTWPADVLPGTPQWERCRSMFTSDVNAAALGFYDGGADEVLINEAHWSMRNLLLEQLDDRVQMLTGRHKSLSMVEGVQHGDVDAIAFVGYHTGAGTEGVLAHTYLANSITGVWLNGARASEGLLNAHVVAEYGIPVVLVTGDDLTCVDADGYAPGARKVAVKDHVSRYAAVCRTPARTAADIRAAAKEATALAVRHTPVEGGPFTIELEFDAEHLAAAATVVPGVVPSGERRVAYTSATMYEGIRTFKAVTTIVSSAVEEQYG
- a CDS encoding GntR family transcriptional regulator — protein: MVVFRIDRRSGVATYLQIVRQVEQALRMGALEKGDRLPTAAQVAAETKVNPNTTLKAYRELERAGLAEVRQGAGTFITRSLAPAQEGPDSPLRASLAQWLDEARSQGLSGQEVTALFRSAYAAVYPSGTDV
- a CDS encoding M20/M25/M40 family metallo-hydrolase — its product is MAEATETRESVDVRALDESVTFTSELIRIDTTNRGGGDCRERPAAEYVAERLADAGLEPVLLERTPGRTNVVARIEGTDPSADALLVHGHLDVVPAEAGDWTVHPFSGEVRDGVVWGRGAVDMKNMDAMVLSVVRAWARTGVRPRRDIVIAYTADEEASAEDGSGFLADRHAELFEGCTEGISESGAFTFHAGPDMQLYPIAAGERGTAWLKLTAHGKAGHGSKVNRANAVSALAAAVARIGGHEWPVRLTPTVRAALTEIAALHGIRPDLDAPGFDVDGLLSKLGPAAALVEPTVRNSSNPTMLEAGYKVNVIPGHATAYIDGRMVPGGEDEFTATLDRLTGPDVDWEFHHREVPLQAPVDSPTFAKLRAAVERFDPDGHVVPYCMSGGTDAKQFSRLGITGYGFSPLKLPVGFDYQALFHGVDERVPVESLHFGVRVLDHYLRTA
- a CDS encoding ABC transporter permease subunit, which produces MSTTLTQPPRTARTPGPRRLRGLSWLVVRQHRAALLTLLSATVLGAAWIAYQRGRMGQTLEAAGWPDKELTQPTIGSTTLTLTLTALSALPVILAVFLGAPLIAGDQEHGTAQLVTTQSVSRRRWLAAKLAWCYAAAVVAGVVLSAFLTWWWKPYRSVFPDLWPEGPVFDNTGPVLPALCLFLTAAGITIGMLLRRVLASMLVTFVFAVIVEVLWGQLRVHLAPSRMFAYPLDGDMPARLNGSYELDSWIGSADGRLYGWGFCTEPTEAASDACIKEHGIVNNVVEYLGFDQMPAMQWTGAGVLLAATAVLTAFTLWRVSRRPL